A genomic segment from Halomonas sp. GD1P12 encodes:
- a CDS encoding RNA-binding S4 domain-containing protein, producing MSDSVRLDKWLWAARFFKTRALAKKAIEGGKVHYDGDRVKTSKNVEVGALIRVPQGWDIYEVEVVKLSDQRRGAPEAQTLYAETEQSQARRAKETEARRLNNEVMQHPLKRPDKKQRREIQRFQRNQGE from the coding sequence ATGAGTGATAGCGTTCGCCTGGACAAGTGGCTCTGGGCCGCGCGGTTTTTCAAGACCCGGGCACTGGCTAAAAAAGCCATCGAAGGTGGCAAGGTTCACTACGACGGCGACCGCGTGAAAACCAGCAAGAACGTGGAAGTCGGCGCGCTGATTCGCGTACCCCAGGGCTGGGACATTTACGAGGTCGAGGTGGTAAAACTCTCGGATCAGCGCCGCGGCGCCCCAGAGGCGCAAACGCTTTACGCCGAAACCGAGCAGAGCCAGGCCAGACGCGCCAAGGAGACCGAAGCGCGCCGCCTCAACAACGAGGTCATGCAGCACCCCCTGAAGCGTCCGGACAAGAAACAGCGCCGCGAGATTCAGCGTTTTCAGCGTAACCAGGGCGAGTAG
- the nusB gene encoding transcription antitermination factor NusB, which translates to MSERPERKQSAAQQARRAARELTVQALYQWDMTGKSATTVEAEFRSQLADDDLEDHENWVKVMEIADKALFHTLLHETVRHKSELDREIAPLLDRRLEDLDAVELAILRLGAYELAKRPEVPYRVAINEGVELAKSFGATDGHKYVNGILDKLANRLRSAEVSARRL; encoded by the coding sequence ATGAGCGAGCGTCCGGAGCGTAAGCAAAGCGCCGCCCAACAGGCTCGTCGCGCCGCGCGCGAACTGACCGTTCAAGCGCTCTATCAGTGGGACATGACCGGCAAGTCCGCCACCACCGTCGAGGCGGAATTTAGAAGCCAGCTCGCCGACGATGACCTGGAAGACCACGAAAACTGGGTCAAGGTGATGGAGATTGCCGACAAGGCACTGTTCCATACGCTGTTGCACGAAACCGTGCGCCACAAGAGTGAGCTCGACCGCGAAATCGCGCCGCTTCTGGATCGTCGCCTCGAGGATCTCGACGCGGTGGAGCTGGCCATTTTGCGCCTGGGCGCTTATGAGCTTGCCAAGCGCCCGGAAGTGCCTTACCGCGTGGCGATCAACGAAGGCGTGGAGCTGGCCAAATCCTTCGGCGCGACCGATGGCCACAAGTACGTCAACGGCATCCTCGATAAGCTGGCGAATCGCTTACGCAGTGCCGAGGTCAGCGCTCGCCGCCTGTAA
- a CDS encoding PAS domain-containing methyl-accepting chemotaxis protein → MRNNQPVTQKEYVLGDETVLISRSDLEGNVTYASAAFVEVSGYSRDELMGSPHNMIRHPDMPEAAFKDFWHTIKAGNTWQGHVKNRRKNGDHYWVNATVAALRDGDRIVGYTSVRRKAQPEAIALAENVYSELREKGASRRYRVSGGAIQRKGIMGLLGRFQLGSLRARLTGMVVVAMVLLGLAGALGVYGLVNAGDRLARLDDGGLQSIANLQSIERRVSETVQQVEPAVRNPRGADIAAITASAQQQLVEIDTRWSAYLAAEDAADTVIQAFDGTLRQWSAALNQTMAALGAGSNFAAFEAFNDTALPATGTLRELSDQLVEQERADAQALVQEAHRDREQMLVAQLVLIVVGLLALVGLSIVILRSIFKGLEGARHMTFQVAAGNLAARAQKQGSDELGNLLYSLDTMRFSLAAVVGEVESRVSVVTPAVEQIAEENDVLSQRTGQQASSLAETASSMVQMTATVAQNTENARQASDLAEQNAASTRDTRKQMEQLVERMQRIADSADKMTEMIGVIDGIAFQTNILALNASVEAARAGEHGRGFAVVASEVRSLAGRSADAAQEIRRMIDSATEEVDGGRTAVQQAEKSIENVMRQVSQVSELMASITSASDEQSSGISQINGAIAEMDSTTQQNAHKVQMIADSADNLTVEVFELANVVDAFRLKGAQEENIQASLEKLARVNQSLKRSSPALPAY, encoded by the coding sequence GTGCGAAACAATCAACCTGTGACTCAAAAAGAGTACGTGCTCGGCGACGAGACCGTTTTGATTTCCCGTTCGGATCTGGAGGGAAACGTCACCTACGCCAGTGCCGCGTTCGTCGAGGTCAGCGGCTATTCCCGTGACGAGCTGATGGGCTCGCCCCATAACATGATTCGTCACCCGGACATGCCCGAGGCGGCGTTCAAGGATTTCTGGCACACCATCAAGGCAGGCAACACCTGGCAGGGCCACGTCAAGAACCGGCGCAAGAATGGCGACCACTACTGGGTGAACGCCACGGTCGCCGCGCTTCGCGATGGCGACCGTATCGTTGGCTACACCTCGGTGCGGCGCAAGGCGCAGCCTGAGGCCATCGCGCTGGCGGAAAACGTCTATTCGGAGCTTCGCGAAAAGGGCGCCTCGAGACGCTACCGCGTGAGCGGGGGTGCCATACAGCGCAAGGGTATCATGGGCCTGCTTGGCCGCTTTCAGCTTGGAAGCCTTAGAGCGCGACTGACCGGCATGGTGGTCGTGGCGATGGTGCTGCTGGGGCTTGCCGGGGCGCTTGGGGTATACGGGCTGGTCAACGCCGGCGATCGTTTGGCACGGCTCGACGACGGCGGACTTCAGTCGATCGCTAATCTACAAAGCATCGAGCGGCGGGTAAGTGAAACCGTGCAGCAGGTGGAGCCTGCCGTGCGCAACCCCCGAGGAGCGGACATTGCGGCCATCACGGCGAGCGCCCAGCAGCAGCTGGTTGAAATCGACACCCGGTGGAGCGCGTACCTGGCCGCCGAGGACGCCGCGGACACGGTCATACAAGCCTTCGATGGCACGCTGAGACAGTGGAGCGCCGCGCTGAATCAGACGATGGCAGCACTTGGCGCCGGCAGCAATTTTGCCGCTTTTGAGGCGTTCAACGATACCGCCTTGCCGGCTACCGGCACGCTTCGAGAGCTTTCGGATCAGCTCGTCGAGCAGGAACGTGCCGACGCCCAGGCGCTGGTCCAGGAGGCGCACCGCGACCGTGAGCAGATGCTCGTTGCCCAGCTGGTACTGATCGTCGTGGGGCTTTTGGCCCTGGTGGGGCTCAGCATCGTGATTCTACGCTCGATCTTCAAGGGGCTGGAAGGCGCCCGCCACATGACCTTTCAGGTGGCGGCCGGCAACCTGGCCGCGCGCGCCCAAAAGCAGGGAAGCGACGAGCTTGGCAATCTGCTCTACTCGCTGGATACGATGCGCTTTAGCCTGGCGGCGGTGGTAGGCGAGGTCGAAAGCCGCGTTTCTGTAGTGACGCCGGCGGTCGAGCAGATTGCCGAAGAGAACGACGTGCTTTCCCAACGCACCGGCCAGCAGGCGAGTTCGCTGGCGGAGACTGCCTCCAGCATGGTGCAGATGACGGCGACCGTGGCGCAAAATACCGAAAACGCGCGTCAGGCAAGCGACCTTGCCGAGCAGAACGCCGCCAGCACCCGCGACACGCGTAAACAGATGGAGCAGCTCGTCGAGCGCATGCAGCGTATCGCCGACAGCGCCGATAAAATGACCGAAATGATCGGCGTAATCGACGGTATTGCCTTCCAGACCAACATTCTCGCGCTCAACGCCTCCGTCGAGGCGGCGCGCGCCGGCGAACACGGTCGCGGCTTCGCGGTGGTGGCAAGCGAGGTGCGAAGTCTTGCCGGACGCTCCGCCGACGCCGCCCAGGAAATCCGTCGCATGATCGACAGCGCCACCGAGGAAGTCGACGGTGGTCGCACCGCGGTGCAGCAGGCGGAAAAATCGATCGAAAATGTCATGCGCCAGGTGAGTCAGGTCAGCGAGCTGATGGCGTCCATCACCAGCGCCTCCGATGAGCAGAGTAGCGGGATCAGCCAGATCAACGGCGCGATCGCGGAAATGGACAGCACGACCCAGCAAAACGCCCACAAGGTGCAGATGATCGCCGACTCCGCTGACAACCTCACCGTCGAAGTATTCGAGCTTGCCAACGTGGTCGATGCGTTCCGTTTGAAGGGCGCTCAGGAGGAGAACATCCAGGCCTCGCTCGAGAAACTTGCGCGGGTCAACCAGTCGCTGAAAAGATCGAGCCCCGCGCTTCCCGCTTACTAG
- the yrfG gene encoding GMP/IMP nucleotidase, whose product MIDWREIDTVLLDMDGTLLDLHFDSHFWLEHLPKRYGELHKLDQATQDTLKARIIGEQGTLNWYSLAYWSRELDVDVVALKREIQHLIGFRSDALDFLTWLKNAHPRVVLATNADRASLSLKLPLTGLEKYLDAIISSEDVGAAKEEQAFWFALQEREPFDPQRTLFIDDNPSVLESAREFGIKYLMGIKQPDSQRPEKALQEFVALDRFAQLLPDDLPAQQGEP is encoded by the coding sequence ATGATTGATTGGCGCGAGATCGACACCGTCCTGCTCGATATGGACGGCACGCTGCTGGACTTGCACTTTGACAGCCACTTCTGGCTCGAGCATCTGCCCAAGCGCTACGGCGAGCTACACAAGCTCGACCAGGCCACTCAAGACACGCTCAAGGCGCGCATCATCGGCGAGCAGGGCACGCTCAACTGGTACAGTCTCGCTTACTGGAGCCGGGAGCTCGATGTCGATGTCGTGGCGCTCAAGCGCGAGATTCAGCATCTGATCGGTTTTCGCAGCGACGCGCTGGATTTTTTGACCTGGCTCAAGAACGCGCACCCCAGGGTCGTGCTGGCCACCAATGCCGACCGGGCCAGTTTAAGCCTGAAACTGCCGCTGACGGGGTTGGAAAAGTACCTCGACGCCATCATCTCATCGGAAGACGTGGGCGCGGCCAAGGAGGAGCAGGCGTTCTGGTTCGCGCTTCAAGAGCGCGAGCCGTTCGACCCGCAGCGGACGCTGTTCATCGACGACAACCCGAGCGTGCTCGAAAGCGCCCGGGAGTTCGGCATCAAGTACCTGATGGGGATCAAACAGCCCGACAGCCAGCGCCCCGAAAAAGCGCTTCAGGAGTTCGTTGCTTTGGACCGATTCGCCCAACTGCTTCCCGATGACTTACCGGCACAGCAAGGAGAGCCTTAA
- a CDS encoding phosphatidylglycerophosphatase A, which produces MIKAPSSVWRRPTHFFAFGLGSGMVPWAPGTFGTLAAIPFYWIMADLPLGWYLSVVLVAFIVGVWLCDKTSHDLGVHDHSGIVWDEFVGYWITMAAVPFSWEAALWGFIVFRIFDVFKPWPIRWADRRVAGGFGIMIDDVMAGIYAWSTMHLWFWLH; this is translated from the coding sequence ATGATCAAGGCTCCATCAAGCGTCTGGCGACGCCCCACGCACTTTTTCGCCTTCGGCCTGGGTAGCGGCATGGTGCCCTGGGCGCCGGGTACCTTTGGCACGCTGGCGGCCATTCCGTTTTACTGGATCATGGCGGATCTGCCGCTGGGCTGGTATTTGAGCGTGGTGCTGGTCGCCTTCATCGTGGGCGTGTGGCTGTGCGACAAGACCTCCCACGATCTGGGCGTTCACGACCATTCGGGCATCGTCTGGGACGAGTTCGTCGGCTACTGGATCACCATGGCGGCGGTACCGTTCTCCTGGGAGGCGGCGCTTTGGGGGTTCATCGTGTTTCGCATCTTCGATGTTTTCAAACCCTGGCCGATCCGCTGGGCCGACCGGCGGGTCGCCGGCGGCTTTGGCATCATGATCGACGATGTCATGGCGGGCATCTATGCCTGGAGCACCATGCACCTGTGGTTCTGGCTGCACTAG
- a CDS encoding YdgA family protein — protein sequence MRKERLIVPIIVVASLVWAVAQLISSVLFERSLSQALEDLEARGEWRVSRPESRPGWLSSQGRLLLSPLLGRPWQLEVTYDARHGLLSTDVQGTLVPRLGSALQKAVGEVSALSLPRWQGRYHTLSGKSELRLALAPFVIQQSGRELDVRGARLRLEGVFGDWRLRALFDQLTLSDGPAYLRFGPTVLESRYTYIEDAYHFAQRDHLTVESTTLFYPGYEITVAPTEVQSQMVLDESELRLKGRLALGDVHVPSEAPDTPLVSGEIEAELSRLNADAVRQIIRRLRQEAAWGDPERPMAEGVMARIEPEVLQLLSDSPRLDVTRIQLESPLLGIDVAADGALFFDGRRLDALRLEDLNDAKTRWRWRDRLDGDFVWYDAPTVAALWLGLPLGTQELQFDVIRGSWRVNGRPLPELLPQ from the coding sequence ATGCGCAAGGAACGTCTTATAGTCCCGATCATCGTCGTGGCGTCGCTCGTTTGGGCCGTCGCGCAGTTGATCTCGAGCGTTCTGTTCGAGCGCAGCCTGAGCCAGGCGCTGGAGGATCTGGAAGCGCGCGGCGAGTGGCGCGTCAGCCGCCCGGAGAGTCGCCCCGGCTGGCTCTCGTCTCAGGGACGGCTTTTGCTATCGCCGCTGCTGGGCAGGCCCTGGCAGTTGGAAGTCACCTACGATGCCCGCCACGGGCTTTTGAGTACCGACGTGCAGGGCACGCTGGTGCCGCGGCTGGGAAGCGCTTTGCAAAAGGCAGTGGGCGAGGTGTCGGCGCTGTCGCTGCCGCGCTGGCAGGGGCGCTACCATACGCTGAGCGGCAAGAGCGAGCTGCGCCTGGCGCTGGCGCCGTTCGTCATTCAGCAAAGCGGGCGCGAGCTCGATGTGCGCGGCGCGCGCCTGCGCCTGGAGGGCGTATTCGGCGACTGGCGCCTTCGCGCGCTGTTCGACCAGCTCACGCTGAGCGATGGGCCGGCCTACCTGCGCTTTGGCCCGACGGTACTGGAAAGCCGCTACACCTATATCGAAGACGCCTACCACTTCGCCCAGCGCGACCATCTTACCGTCGAATCCACCACGCTCTTTTATCCGGGATACGAGATCACCGTTGCCCCGACGGAAGTGCAAAGCCAGATGGTCCTGGATGAAAGCGAGCTGCGTCTGAAAGGGCGGCTGGCGCTGGGGGATGTGCATGTACCCAGCGAAGCGCCGGATACGCCGCTTGTGAGCGGCGAGATCGAGGCGGAGCTTTCAAGGCTCAACGCCGACGCGGTGCGTCAAATCATTCGCCGCCTGCGCCAGGAAGCCGCCTGGGGCGACCCGGAGCGGCCGATGGCCGAAGGCGTCATGGCGCGCATCGAGCCGGAGGTGCTGCAGCTTTTAAGCGACTCTCCACGCCTTGACGTGACCCGCATCCAGCTCGAGAGCCCGCTGCTGGGTATCGATGTCGCCGCCGACGGCGCGCTTTTTTTCGACGGCCGCCGCCTCGATGCGCTCCGTCTCGAGGATCTGAACGACGCCAAAACGCGCTGGCGCTGGCGCGACCGGCTCGACGGGGACTTCGTCTGGTACGACGCGCCCACGGTCGCCGCGCTCTGGCTGGGCCTGCCGTTGGGCACCCAGGAGCTGCAGTTCGACGTCATTCGCGGCAGCTGGCGGGTCAACGGACGGCCGCTGCCCGAGCTATTGCCCCAGTAA
- the nudE gene encoding ADP compounds hydrolase NudE has protein sequence MSRQDPIKPHILGRESVAKSQLFHVEALDLRFSNGEQRRFERLSGSDRPAVMIVAMPDPDHVLLIREYAAGFEEYVLTLPKGLVDPGEDILTAANRELMEECGVGAHQLEPLVELSLAPNYMRHRIQVVLATDLYEKRLPGDEPEPLIVETHALEELPALLLREDFHEARAIAALYIARDKLRDEKRFDSTELI, from the coding sequence ATGTCCCGTCAAGATCCCATCAAACCGCACATTCTGGGCCGCGAAAGCGTGGCAAAAAGCCAGCTCTTTCACGTCGAGGCGCTGGATTTGCGCTTCTCCAACGGTGAACAGCGCCGCTTCGAGCGCCTGAGCGGCAGCGACCGCCCTGCCGTGATGATCGTCGCGATGCCGGACCCGGATCACGTGCTGCTGATTCGCGAATACGCCGCCGGTTTCGAGGAGTACGTGCTGACGCTGCCCAAGGGACTGGTCGACCCGGGCGAGGACATCCTCACCGCCGCCAACCGCGAGCTGATGGAAGAGTGTGGCGTCGGGGCACACCAGCTGGAGCCGCTGGTCGAGCTCTCTTTAGCGCCGAACTACATGCGCCACCGTATCCAGGTGGTGCTGGCCACCGACTTGTATGAAAAGCGCCTGCCCGGCGACGAGCCCGAGCCGCTGATTGTGGAAACGCACGCCCTCGAAGAGCTGCCCGCGCTTTTGCTGCGCGAGGATTTCCACGAAGCCCGCGCCATCGCCGCGCTCTACATCGCCCGCGATAAACTGCGTGACGAAAAGCGCTTTGACAGCACGGAACTGATTTAA
- the lon gene encoding endopeptidase La, with amino-acid sequence MSDQDHEHDNDSPVWLTDEDVGDDDTAQDDEHRADEHRSDGERVHSLVSASDMLPERIYLLPIHNRPFFPAQVQPLVINKDRWEETMRRVGNTPHHTLGVAFVGEQGIDSLHEGDFPAIGTAVKVHKLKSEDQQIQFIAQGVRRFKIQRWLSKEPPYLVEVSYPKEPVDAEDEETRAYAMAIINGIKELLPINPLYGEELKHYLNRFSPNQPGPLTDFAAAITSAKGPELQDALATLPVADRMHKVLPLLRKEIDVARLQSEISEQVNAQMQERQREFFLREQLKVIQRELGISKGDRENDVDTFRERLKALKVPERVQGRIDDELEKLSVLETGSPEYGTTRNYLDWLTSLPWGITSEDKLDLNHARQVLDRDHDGLGDVKERIVEFLAEGTFKGDVGGSIVLLVGPPGVGKTSVGRSIAEALGRKFYRFSVGGMRDEAEIKGHRRTYVGAMPGKLVQAFKEVEVENPVIMLDEIDKLGQSFQGDPASALLEVLDPEQNVDFLDHYLDVRMDLSKVLFVCTANTLDSIPGPLLDRMEQIRLSGYIAEEKMDIAKHHLWPKLLERNKLPKKRINLTDAALKQVIEGYAREAGVRQLEKQLHRIVRKSTVKLLESPEETVKISVKNLEEFLGAPLFRKEKVLKGQGVVTGLAWTSMGGATLPIEAGKVHSLDRGFKLTGKLGDVMQESANIAYSYTLGHLKEYGADPEFFDKAFVHLHVPEGATPKDGPSAGVTMTTALLSLAINKAIDRPLAMTGELTLTGQVLPVGGIREKVIAARRSDIFEVILPEPNRRDYDELPDYLKEGMTVHFANRYKDVANIVFK; translated from the coding sequence ATGAGCGACCAGGATCATGAACACGATAACGATTCACCCGTTTGGTTGACCGACGAAGACGTCGGCGATGACGATACCGCTCAGGACGACGAGCATCGCGCCGACGAACATCGCTCCGATGGCGAGCGGGTTCACTCACTCGTCTCGGCCAGCGATATGCTCCCGGAGCGCATCTACCTGCTCCCGATCCACAATCGCCCCTTCTTTCCCGCCCAGGTACAGCCGCTGGTCATCAACAAGGATCGCTGGGAAGAGACCATGCGCCGGGTCGGCAATACCCCGCACCACACGTTGGGTGTCGCCTTCGTGGGCGAGCAGGGCATCGATTCACTTCATGAGGGCGACTTTCCCGCCATCGGCACTGCGGTCAAGGTCCATAAGCTCAAAAGCGAAGACCAGCAGATTCAGTTCATCGCCCAGGGCGTGCGCCGCTTCAAGATTCAGCGCTGGCTCTCGAAAGAGCCGCCGTATCTGGTCGAAGTGAGCTACCCCAAGGAGCCGGTCGACGCCGAGGACGAAGAGACCCGCGCGTATGCCATGGCGATCATCAACGGCATCAAGGAGCTGTTGCCGATCAACCCGCTTTACGGCGAGGAGCTCAAGCACTATCTCAACCGCTTTAGCCCCAATCAGCCCGGCCCGCTGACCGACTTCGCCGCAGCGATCACCTCGGCCAAGGGCCCGGAGCTACAGGACGCGTTGGCGACCCTGCCAGTGGCGGATCGCATGCACAAGGTGCTGCCGCTTTTGCGCAAGGAGATCGATGTCGCCAGGCTGCAAAGCGAGATCAGCGAGCAGGTCAACGCGCAGATGCAGGAGCGCCAGCGCGAGTTCTTCTTGCGTGAGCAGCTCAAGGTCATCCAGCGCGAGCTGGGGATTTCCAAGGGCGACCGGGAAAACGATGTCGACACCTTCCGCGAACGCTTGAAAGCGCTCAAGGTGCCCGAGCGCGTTCAGGGCCGCATCGATGACGAGCTCGAAAAGCTCAGCGTGCTGGAAACCGGCTCGCCGGAGTACGGCACCACCCGTAACTACCTCGACTGGCTGACGTCGCTGCCCTGGGGCATCACCAGTGAAGACAAGCTGGACTTGAACCACGCCCGCCAGGTGCTCGATCGCGACCACGACGGGCTTGGGGACGTGAAGGAGCGCATCGTCGAATTTCTCGCCGAAGGTACCTTCAAGGGCGATGTCGGTGGTTCGATCGTGCTGCTGGTCGGCCCGCCCGGGGTGGGCAAGACCTCCGTGGGCCGCTCGATCGCCGAGGCTTTGGGGCGCAAGTTCTACCGCTTCTCGGTGGGCGGCATGCGCGACGAGGCCGAGATCAAGGGCCACCGGCGCACCTACGTCGGCGCGATGCCGGGCAAGCTCGTCCAAGCCTTCAAGGAGGTCGAGGTCGAAAACCCGGTGATCATGCTCGACGAGATCGACAAGCTCGGCCAGTCCTTCCAGGGTGACCCGGCCTCGGCGCTTCTGGAAGTGCTCGATCCGGAGCAGAACGTCGATTTTCTCGATCACTACCTCGACGTGCGTATGGATCTCTCGAAAGTGCTGTTCGTCTGCACCGCCAATACGCTGGACTCGATTCCGGGGCCGCTGCTGGATCGCATGGAGCAGATTCGCCTGTCCGGCTATATCGCCGAAGAGAAGATGGACATTGCCAAGCATCACCTGTGGCCGAAGCTTCTCGAGCGCAACAAACTGCCGAAAAAGCGCATCAACCTGACCGACGCCGCGCTCAAGCAGGTCATCGAAGGTTACGCCCGCGAAGCCGGGGTGCGTCAGCTCGAAAAGCAGCTTCACCGCATCGTGCGTAAGTCGACGGTAAAGCTTCTGGAGTCGCCGGAAGAGACGGTGAAAATTTCGGTCAAAAACCTCGAGGAGTTCCTCGGCGCGCCGCTGTTCCGTAAGGAGAAGGTGCTCAAGGGCCAGGGCGTGGTGACGGGCCTTGCCTGGACCTCGATGGGCGGGGCGACGCTTCCGATCGAGGCGGGCAAGGTGCATTCGCTGGACCGCGGCTTCAAGCTGACCGGAAAGCTTGGCGATGTAATGCAGGAGTCCGCCAACATCGCTTACAGCTACACGCTGGGGCACTTGAAGGAGTACGGCGCCGACCCCGAGTTCTTCGACAAGGCGTTCGTGCACCTGCACGTACCGGAAGGCGCCACACCCAAGGATGGGCCTTCTGCCGGCGTGACCATGACCACGGCGCTGTTATCGCTGGCGATCAACAAGGCGATCGACCGGCCTTTGGCGATGACCGGCGAGCTCACGCTGACCGGTCAGGTGCTGCCGGTGGGCGGCATTCGCGAGAAGGTCATCGCCGCGCGGCGCAGCGATATCTTCGAGGTGATTCTGCCCGAGCCCAACCGGCGCGATTACGATGAGCTGCCGGATTACCTGAAAGAGGGCATGACCGTTCACTTCGCCAACCGCTACAAGGACGTGGCCAATATCGTGTTCAAGTAA
- the thiL gene encoding thiamine-phosphate kinase, producing the protein MFGEFELIERFLKPAPAALDRGVALGGGDDAALLIPQAGFELAVSVDTSNADVHFPSDAPAKAIGHRALAVALSDLAAMGARSRWCLMALTTPGGAFEDEAAAACWLEGFGRGFHALCDRHQMVLAGGDVTRGPLGISVTVMGEVPKGQALTRAGARPSDLIAVTGALGGGAGGLALWQRGERDLAHPLLKRYLLPEPRLEAGIALRGIASAALDISDGLLADLGHVRQASNVGAELDMDALPAAEGLIEALGEEQAQAAMLGGGDDYELLVTLAPGELEKAQKALAAVGLALSVIGRCCEAPGVYGVPADAAPGWQHFHRGRP; encoded by the coding sequence GTGTTTGGCGAATTCGAACTCATTGAACGGTTTCTAAAGCCCGCGCCCGCCGCGCTCGATCGCGGCGTGGCGCTGGGCGGCGGCGACGATGCGGCGCTTTTGATCCCGCAGGCGGGCTTTGAACTCGCGGTAAGTGTGGACACCTCGAACGCGGACGTTCATTTTCCATCCGATGCCCCCGCAAAGGCCATCGGCCATCGCGCGCTGGCGGTGGCCTTGAGCGATCTGGCGGCGATGGGCGCGCGTTCGCGCTGGTGTTTGATGGCGCTGACAACGCCTGGCGGTGCGTTTGAAGACGAAGCCGCCGCCGCGTGCTGGCTCGAAGGCTTTGGCCGGGGGTTCCACGCGCTTTGCGATCGCCACCAAATGGTGCTGGCAGGCGGGGACGTGACCCGCGGGCCGCTTGGCATCAGCGTGACCGTGATGGGCGAGGTGCCCAAAGGACAAGCGCTCACCCGCGCTGGCGCCCGCCCGAGCGATTTGATCGCCGTGACCGGGGCGCTTGGCGGCGGCGCCGGAGGGCTTGCGCTTTGGCAGCGCGGCGAGCGCGATCTGGCGCACCCGCTGTTAAAGCGCTACCTGCTGCCCGAGCCCCGGCTCGAGGCGGGCATTGCGCTGCGCGGCATCGCCAGTGCCGCGCTTGATATCTCCGATGGGCTGCTGGCCGATCTCGGCCATGTGCGCCAGGCGTCGAACGTGGGCGCCGAGCTCGATATGGATGCGCTGCCTGCCGCCGAGGGCCTGATCGAGGCGCTGGGCGAGGAGCAGGCGCAGGCCGCCATGCTCGGCGGCGGCGACGACTACGAGCTGCTGGTGACGCTGGCACCCGGTGAGCTTGAAAAGGCCCAAAAGGCGCTGGCGGCTGTGGGGCTCGCGCTTTCTGTGATCGGGCGCTGCTGCGAGGCGCCGGGCGTTTATGGCGTGCCGGCGGACGCGGCGCCAGGCTGGCAGCATTTTCATCGGGGGCGGCCATGA
- the ribE gene encoding 6,7-dimethyl-8-ribityllumazine synthase, whose product MQSLMQVEGSFVDVDGRYVIVVGRFNHHVVDSLVEGAVDSLTRHGVDADNIHIVHVPGAWELPLAVKRVLKTMKPEAVIALGAVIRGGTPHFEYVAGGCNTAINHLQLEFDTPVANGVLTVESIEQAIERAGTKAGNKGTEAAMAAMEMVSLLRALPGDDS is encoded by the coding sequence ATGCAATCCCTTATGCAAGTTGAAGGCAGCTTCGTCGATGTCGACGGGCGCTACGTAATCGTCGTTGGGCGGTTCAACCATCACGTGGTCGATAGCCTCGTCGAAGGCGCGGTCGATAGCCTGACGCGTCACGGCGTCGATGCCGACAATATTCATATCGTCCACGTGCCCGGCGCTTGGGAGCTTCCGCTGGCGGTCAAGCGCGTGCTCAAGACCATGAAGCCCGAGGCGGTCATTGCGCTGGGCGCGGTGATTCGCGGCGGCACGCCGCACTTCGAGTACGTGGCCGGCGGCTGCAATACGGCCATCAACCACCTGCAGCTCGAATTCGATACGCCGGTGGCCAACGGGGTATTGACCGTGGAGTCCATCGAGCAGGCGATCGAGCGCGCCGGCACCAAGGCGGGCAACAAGGGCACCGAGGCCGCGATGGCCGCCATGGAAATGGTCTCGCTCTTGCGTGCCCTGCCCGGAGACGACTCATGA